GGTAAGCAATAAGAATTTCATTTAGAATGGGAAAAGGAATTGAGAGTTGCAATATTACCTGCAATTGGGATGACCTGTATACCTGCTTGTAGGAAGAAGATCATTAGTTTTGCCATGATTTAATGTAGACAAAAACTGAAGAGCTACTTCATTACTTCTACAAAGTAATTTTGGAACAATTAATTCTTGATTCTTACATGAGTTCTCCGTGGACTTAGGAAGGACATATACTATATAGGGAAGAAAACATCCTACCACCGCGTGCTTGTACATATGTCCGTATACTATATTTATGATATTTCAAAGCAAGCTATAGAAAATTTTTGCATGAGAGTCCATAGTCTTTTGTATGTTTTGAAATACCTTCATATTTATACGTATAAAACAATATACTAAAAATAGTACATACTAattcttatatactacatactacacgtaCATACTCTTGGTTTTGACAGATACTAATACAACGTACAAAACTCACGTGAGGGTAACTACCATTGGTGGTAGGGAACATTTGTATGTGTGGTAGCTTCCGGTTGGCTTCATGTATATTGGACCTCAGACAAGGGGTGTTATATTGGTTAATGCATTCTCTTGGTAAGTTATAGATCATCTTCAGTTGTAAAAAACTAAAGCAATCTGAAAAATGGCCAATTAAGGTTTATCTCTTTACTTTTTTGGTCTGAATTTACAAAATAGTCCATCGTCATAAGTTTGCCCATATAATTTGGCACTTGAACCTCTTGACGAATGTTTTTTTGGGGATTTTCATGGATACAATTTTTCTCTACATTACATTTTTTGTTAAATAACTTAACTATAGATGAAATCCTGTTGGAAGATTAAAAATAGTTCACATCAGAATATAAGAGTTCAACAAACTAGTGGACAGAGAAACAGAAAATCTAGAATGTTGCTCCAAAATAAAAGACACTATATGAGATTTCAACTAGGGAAAGAAAGAATACCATGGTGCTGGCAAAATGCTTGACGCCTTCGTGAGCTGAATCCACAGTGTCGACCTTCATGTTCACACTGTTGGCAGACATATGTAATGTTATTGAGGTGCCAAGTGAATGTTGTTTCACCAAAGTTGATGACTGCATTTCCTCTTTTGTTGAAAGCGAAGTCATCTGAGTTTGGCCCTCTCTTATCATAGGTGAAGGGTATCGAGATGCCTTTAGAAATGGCCATGCAGTCCCGTGGAAGGTCAGACATGTATGCGGAAGCTGATGCCAAATACCAGAATTGCCTAGTGTTGTTACTGAGACAAGAGGCTGGGCCTACTATACTATATTGATCTACTGGTGTGAAACCTCTTGAACAACGTACCAGGGTTGTAACTTGTGATGATTGAGGTTGTTTGTACACATCAGTTGCTAAGTTTGTTGAGATGAGCTTCTGAACTGGGCATTGCATCGATGGTTCCGCAAGCGGGATGACGTTGATGACACGGTGCCTGTAATAGATCTCAGTAACTCTGCAGGAGCCAAGAACATGGTGATCCAGGATTGTGTCATCCCCGGAGCACGATAACTGCATGCCTTGGGCGCCACACGATGGTGGGTCGGTCGAAAGCCGGAAGGGGAACCGGATCTCGGGTCCATGTTTGTTGCATCGGTGAGATGGACAAGTTCTTAAGAAATCTTGGTCCACCGATGCTGCTTCGACATAGGATTCATAGGTGAGAAGACATACCAGCAGCAGCGTGACAAGAAATTTAGAGAAGTCCATGAAAAATGTATTAGGGATGAAGATGGAAGAAGAGAAGGCAGGGAGTATAGGAAGTTGTCACTTATTTGCTTTAAACTCCTATATGGGTACTGATGCTGTGCTTGTCATGATAGCTGTGTGTCTGAGTGCGACTTCCAAGCTACTACTGGAACTTCTGCCTTGTTGAGTGGCTTAAAAAATTATGTGGTGTCTGGAAATGAATGATGCTATCACTGTTTAGACTATTCTTCCCATTTCACCAGCCAGATGCCCTCAGTTTTCTTCAACCCTGTATTCCTACTCCTCTTGGGTTAAATTATACATGTGCAGTTACATGGAACTTGCATTCTTCTACTATAATAAACTCTCGTGAACTCTGACCTGGTAAAGCACCATGTGCAAAGTTTGAATCATGATAAGGCTTGTTGACTCATTGGGATAGCTGCTTGATTGAGGACTGATTACAGTGTCTCTGGTTGTAGTCCAATCATCATTGAAATAATCAATCAGACATATGGAGATGCTGTGGTTAGCACTGCCATCGCTTTCAGTTACTAGTTAAAAAGTGCTACAGTTATTAGCTTATTTTAGTATCCTATTCGTTCTTATCTGCAGACAGCGGAAACCAGGGGAAATATCAAGAGCAATATAATCTGCACTTAGTGTTAAGTATATTAAGGAAATTATAGGAAGTTATCTTTGTAGAGTAGGGTTGTAAAATGGATCAGATTTAGATTTTTCTCTGTGAAACATGCCTTGCTACCTGATATACTAAATAACTCAAATGAATAGTATTTATCTGTCATTTTTGGATCACTGTTATTTGTCACTGTCTGAAGGCGTTGATTCCATGTTACTGTAACTAGGACAGAATTGGACCGTAAAATAACTCTAAAGTAGTACACTTGGACTCTTCGCCTCCTGTTAATCAAGAGGGGTCGTTAGCAAGATTATGCAACCACTCTACTTTGGCTTGGTGGTGACCTGCTAGTCTCATAGTCAACAACATCACAGTCATGTGGAGCTTCTTTAGACTATTCTTTTCTTTGACATAATTGTACAAATCTAACTAGATGAAACTTGCCCTGTGCAGAAGTTTGAATTGTCATCTTAATATGACTAAGACAGGGTTGGACCAGAGGAAGCTACAGTAGTACACTTTGACTCTTCCGTTAATCAAGAGGTACAGAGTCAAGAATATCACCATCACGTACAAGATCAGTTAGGCGGGTTGTACCCAACTTTGGCTGGCAGCAAGTAGCTAAGTCTTCTGGTCAGCACCATCAGTCACATAAGGGCACTAGCTGACATGTAATTACCCTCCTTTGGAGTTTATTCAGCCATTCATCTGTGCATCTGTGTTCCTGTGAACTAGCCTGCCATGGTGATGCTCCCTGCTCTCAAGGCCTTAACTGTCTTGTTTGTGCTTGCAGTTCTTGCTGCAGGTCAGGCAGAAGGGCGACATCATCAGCTTAATTGTCCTTCTTTCTCGTGCGGCCCTCTTGGAAATGTGTCGTCCCCATTTCGACAGGCAAGTGATCCACCTGGGTGCGGTTATCAATCTTACGAGCTAGTTTGCAGTGATACTAAGGCTACAATTAGCATCGACAACGCAACATACTATGTGTCTGCCATCAACTACATCATTCATACCTTCTGGGTCATCGATGCCGACTTGGATTTATACAACAACTGCCCTCTACCTCGTTGGAAGCGGAACTGGCGCCCTGTTGAACCCATAAGGATAATCCGACGCCAATGGGTTCACAGCAAGGTAGTCGAATTAGCCCCCGCAACACCTTATCAGGCTAACTTTGTTAATTGTTCTCAGGAAGTAAAGGACAATGGTATGTACATGCCTGTTGCTTGCCTGAGCAACAGCCATTCTTTTGTTTATGTGTTAACTAGCCTAAGATCCGACAGTATGGAGAATCTCGAGCCTTGTTGCGGTTTTCTGGCCATGACTCCACTAGATGGCCAGGAGACTCGGAGCACTGTGCCATTAGAGAATGTGAGCTATGCAGATGTTGTAAAATTTATGAAGTATGGGTTCAGTGTTGGATTTCCTTCCAAACGTCGTGGGTATGGAAATTTCAAGGAATGCCTGATGGATTCAATGCCGTGAGTTTGGATTGTTCATACCTGTAAACTCTAATTTTCTTTTTTGCACATGCACAAGATCTGATCATCCTACATTTTTCTTCTTTTCTGCAGCTCATCCCCTAAAGATTGGATTCTGAGCATTCTTATGGTCGATGAAATTTTCTTGGGTTGCGCAATTGTTGAAGTTCCCTTACCCATTGGAATATGCTTGTATATAATACAGGTGGCCTCGCCGTTTTTCAAGTTGTTTGCTGGTACGTGAGAATTAAGTACTCCATTATGATTTATGGATGATCCCTAATTGAACTTTGTTTTATGCAGCCCTATGCAGGTTCGTGTTGGCACCGTTGGTGGTATTGATCTTCCTTACCTACAAGTACTGGAAAACAAGGATCACAATTGATGCTGTTGAGAAGTTCCTACTGATGCAACAAATGATCAGCCCATCGAGGTATGCCTATACAGACATTGTTGCAGTCACAAGCCATTTCAGAAACAAGCTAGGCCAAGGTGGCTACGGCTCCGTGTATGAGGGTGTGCTCCCAGGCGATGTCCATGTGGCTGTCAAATTGCTGGAGGGAAACTCTAACTGCAATGGAGAAGATTTCATCAATGAGGTCTCCACCATCGGCAGGATCCACCATGTCAATGTGGTCCATCTTGTGGGGTTCTGCTCAGAGGAAATGAGAAGGGCCCTGGTTTACGAGTACATGCCTGCTGGTTCTCTCGACAAGTACATCTTCTCACCAGAAAGCCAGAAGACCTTCTCCTGGGATAAGCTCAATGAGATTGCTTTGGGCATTGCTCGAGGGATCAACTACCTGCATCAGGGATGTGAGATGCAGATTATACACTTTGACATCAAGCCGCACAACATCTTGCTCAATAGCAATTTTGTCCCAAAAGTTGCTGATTTCGGACTCGCCAAACTGTACCCAAGGGACAAGAGTTTTGTGCCATCGAGAGCCCTACGGGGAACAATTGGGTACATAGCTCCTGAGATGATATCTAGGAGCTTTGGCCTCATATCGAGCAAGTCTGATGTTTACAGCTTTGGGATGCTGCTGCTGGAGAtggctggaggaagaaggaaTGCCGATCCAAATGCAGCAAACTCAAGCCAGTCTTACTACCCATCATGGGTGTATGACAGACTAGCTGAACAAGAAGTGCGTGAGATTTCTCCCGCTGACGACATGCACGAGTTGGAGAAGAAGTTGTGCATTGTTGGATTATGGTGCATCCAGATGAGGTCCCAAGATCGACCAACAATGGGGGAGGTGATAGAGATGCTGGAAGGCGGCGTTGATGGCTTGCAGATGCCTTCTCGGCCGTTCTTCTGTGACGAAGGACACATCCATATAGAGGATTCTTATCATTTGCCATCCGAGTTCACTGAAATCTCCGAGGAGGACGGGTGAAAATTCGTATGTGTGATGTAAAGCGCGCGATGAGATAATGGTTTCATCTCACGTGTACTCTCCGTCTCTATTTCCACTGTTAGTGTGAGATTTTCTGTTGGTGCTCAAACTTTTGTGCTCGCAACTCCAGTTTGCCCCCTGTAATGTGCTCCTGTTAAATAAAAAGAAATCTGGCCTAGTCATTACTGAATTAATCTGGTAATATCGATAGCGTGACTGCTTAtgttatgaccggcatattaggggcttagcccagtgagttgtggcccaagttatcttatcattattaggggcttagcccaattatcttattcttattaggatcgtttgcttaggagtcaagtaaacctctctatataaggagaggagatgtatcaatctaatcaagcaagaagcaatcattATTTGCTCGGCTTCCCGAAGGGAGtcgggagacctaaccctagccgcctcttgcgccgccgccgcctcttcttCATCGCGCCACGGcgccccgttgccggcagccgcGATCGCATCTCCGTCAACCCTCCCCTTTCCCGTACAACCTACGCCCTAGACCAGGCAGGATCCTAACTCCTACCAATTTGGTATCAGATAGCTCGGTTCCGATCATTTCTGCACCACCACCCAACCCGCCGCTGCCCGTCACCACCGCGCCGCTGCCTCTCTCCACCGCGCCGCTGCCTCTCCCCACCGTGCCGCTGGACTCCACCGTCGGCGCCTCCATCCGCCAGACGCTGTTGCCCTCCACCGCGCCGCCCGTCGCCATCTACTCGCCGGCGGAGATGACCGGGATCCTCAACGACCACGTCACCGCCGTCCAGGGCATACGCCTCTACCTGGCCGGGCCCTACGGGCAGCCGCCGCCCTTGCAGCCGGCCGCCGCGACCGGGCCAGCCGCCCTGCCCTGGTACACGGCCACCACGGCGCCGATCGGGCCTCTACACCACCACTGGCCCGGTCAGCCGCAGCCCGCCGTCGCCCCCCACTGGCTGCAGTGGccggctccggcgatcgccgcgcCCCCGACGCCTCCCGGGTCCGGGCAGCCGC
The Aegilops tauschii subsp. strangulata cultivar AL8/78 chromosome 3, Aet v6.0, whole genome shotgun sequence genome window above contains:
- the LOC109774457 gene encoding rust resistance kinase Lr10 isoform X1, which encodes MVMLPALKALTVLFVLAVLAAGQAEGRHHQLNCPSFSCGPLGNVSSPFRQASDPPGCGYQSYELVCSDTKATISIDNATYYVSAINYIIHTFWVIDADLDLYNNCPLPRWKRNWRPVEPIRIIRRQWVHSKVVELAPATPYQANFVNCSQEVKDNGMYMPVACLSNSHSFVYVLTSLRSDSMENLEPCCGFLAMTPLDGQETRSTVPLENVSYADVVKFMKYGFSVGFPSKRRGYGNFKECLMDSMPSSPKDWILSILMVDEIFLGCAIVEVPLPIGICLYIIQVASPFFKLFAALCRFVLAPLVVLIFLTYKYWKTRITIDAVEKFLLMQQMISPSRYAYTDIVAVTSHFRNKLGQGGYGSVYEGVLPGDVHVAVKLLEGNSNCNGEDFINEVSTIGRIHHVNVVHLVGFCSEEMRRALVYEYMPAGSLDKYIFSPESQKTFSWDKLNEIALGIARGINYLHQGCEMQIIHFDIKPHNILLNSNFVPKVADFGLAKLYPRDKSFVPSRALRGTIGYIAPEMISRSFGLISSKSDVYSFGMLLLEMAGGRRNADPNAANSSQSYYPSWVYDRLAEQEVREISPADDMHELEKKLCIVGLWCIQMRSQDRPTMGEVIEMLEGGVDGLQMPSRPFFCDEGHIHIEDSYHLPSEFTEISEEDG
- the LOC109774457 gene encoding rust resistance kinase Lr10 isoform X2, whose product is MYMPVACLSNSHSFVYVLTSLRSDSMENLEPCCGFLAMTPLDGQETRSTVPLENVSYADVVKFMKYGFSVGFPSKRRGYGNFKECLMDSMPSSPKDWILSILMVDEIFLGCAIVEVPLPIGICLYIIQVASPFFKLFAALCRFVLAPLVVLIFLTYKYWKTRITIDAVEKFLLMQQMISPSRYAYTDIVAVTSHFRNKLGQGGYGSVYEGVLPGDVHVAVKLLEGNSNCNGEDFINEVSTIGRIHHVNVVHLVGFCSEEMRRALVYEYMPAGSLDKYIFSPESQKTFSWDKLNEIALGIARGINYLHQGCEMQIIHFDIKPHNILLNSNFVPKVADFGLAKLYPRDKSFVPSRALRGTIGYIAPEMISRSFGLISSKSDVYSFGMLLLEMAGGRRNADPNAANSSQSYYPSWVYDRLAEQEVREISPADDMHELEKKLCIVGLWCIQMRSQDRPTMGEVIEMLEGGVDGLQMPSRPFFCDEGHIHIEDSYHLPSEFTEISEEDG